A single region of the Rhizobium grahamii genome encodes:
- a CDS encoding ABC transporter substrate-binding protein, translating into MDISRRQLNKLLATTGLISLLPLNAFAETAAPTKGGTLNFIVEPEPPTILALAHTAGGTQKVSPKITEGLLTYDFDLTPKPQLATEWSISDDGLNYTFKLRPNVKWHDGKPFTSDDVAYSIELLKQVHPRGRGTFANVTDVETPDTLTAVIRLSKPAPYLLSALYGAESPIVPKHVYDGVAIADVPTNPNGSAPIGTGPFVFKEWVRGSHIILERNPDYWDAGKPYLDQVIVRFVPDGAARAAGFETGEFDIGGDNPIPLSDLERVKALPNIAVDSRGYETKGDQTQLIFNLDSEYLKNVSVRRAIAHAIDLDVILNTVWYGYGHVSPTPISTFLPRYLDTSIKPYAFDLKAAEQLLDEAGYKRGTDGVRFNLRLTHNSYNEGFKRVAEYLKQNLTRIGINATIDSYDFSTYIKKVYTDRAFDVTAEYLGNQFDPTLGVQRIYWSKNFKLGLPFSNASHYANPEVDRLLEAASVEIDDAKRKEQFFAFQKIIADDVPVVNLIALENVTVFNKRVKNHTIGAEGVQSNFADVYIKDGEG; encoded by the coding sequence ATGGATATCAGCAGACGCCAACTCAACAAACTTCTCGCCACCACGGGGCTCATTTCGCTCCTGCCGCTCAACGCCTTTGCCGAGACTGCGGCACCGACAAAGGGCGGAACCTTGAACTTCATCGTCGAGCCCGAACCGCCGACGATCCTGGCACTGGCCCACACGGCAGGCGGCACCCAGAAGGTCAGCCCCAAGATCACCGAGGGCCTGCTGACGTATGATTTCGACCTGACGCCGAAACCGCAGCTCGCCACCGAATGGTCGATCAGCGACGACGGGCTGAACTACACCTTCAAGCTCCGCCCGAATGTGAAGTGGCATGATGGCAAGCCTTTCACGTCGGATGACGTGGCCTATTCCATCGAGCTTCTGAAGCAGGTTCACCCGCGTGGTCGCGGCACCTTCGCCAATGTCACCGATGTCGAAACGCCGGACACGCTTACCGCCGTGATCCGGCTTTCCAAGCCGGCTCCCTATCTCCTCAGTGCGCTTTACGGGGCGGAATCCCCGATCGTGCCGAAGCACGTCTACGACGGCGTCGCGATCGCTGATGTGCCGACCAATCCGAACGGCAGCGCACCGATCGGCACCGGCCCCTTCGTCTTCAAGGAGTGGGTGCGCGGATCGCACATCATCCTCGAGCGCAACCCTGATTACTGGGACGCCGGCAAACCCTATCTCGACCAGGTCATCGTGCGCTTCGTGCCTGATGGCGCGGCTCGCGCGGCTGGCTTCGAGACCGGCGAATTCGACATCGGCGGCGACAATCCGATCCCGTTGAGCGATCTGGAACGCGTCAAGGCGCTCCCCAATATCGCCGTCGATTCACGCGGCTACGAGACTAAGGGCGACCAGACGCAGCTGATCTTCAACCTCGACAGTGAATATCTTAAGAACGTCAGCGTTCGCCGCGCCATCGCCCACGCGATCGACCTCGACGTCATCCTCAATACCGTCTGGTACGGCTATGGCCACGTGTCGCCGACCCCGATCAGCACCTTTCTGCCGCGCTATCTCGACACATCGATCAAGCCCTATGCCTTCGACCTGAAGGCCGCCGAACAACTGCTGGACGAAGCAGGCTACAAACGCGGCACCGATGGCGTGCGCTTCAACCTGCGTCTCACCCACAACTCCTACAATGAAGGCTTCAAGCGGGTCGCCGAATATCTGAAGCAGAACCTGACGCGCATCGGCATCAACGCCACGATCGATTCCTACGACTTCTCCACCTACATCAAGAAGGTCTACACGGACCGTGCCTTCGACGTGACGGCCGAATATCTCGGCAACCAGTTCGACCCGACGCTCGGGGTGCAGCGCATCTACTGGTCTAAGAACTTCAAGCTCGGCCTGCCATTCTCGAACGCCAGCCACTATGCGAACCCGGAGGTGGACAGGCTGCTCGAAGCCGCATCCGTCGAGATCGACGATGCGAAACGCAAGGAGCAGTTCTTCGCCTTCCAGAAGATCATTGCCGATGACGTGCCGGTCGTGAACCTGATCGCGCTCGAAAACGTCACTGTTTTCAACAAGCGGGTCAAGAACCATACGATCGGGGCGGAAGGCGTGCAGTCCAACTTCGCGGATGTCTACATCAAGGATGGCGAAGGCTGA
- a CDS encoding FAD/NAD(P)-binding protein, whose amino-acid sequence MRIDRIPHHSVAIVGGGFAGAVTALKLLDRTEVPLAITIIERREELGRGIAYSTPEPVHLVNGPAEIFSLHPEDPGHLPRWLVENGPAHGWTPPTEVGSSSPPRYLYGTYVRDELARAATNARLGSTLRHIRSSAAALVAAPNRIRITTTDGAVVEADEAILALGAFQARLSSNEAQLAGHPRFAANPWDARALDRLIDCNEILLIGSSLSMVDAIASMEARGYRGRYRVVSRRGQFVEGRRTVEAARDFLADGPLPVTARELLSRVKAERRAIAADGADWQGLPLAIRPHILSMWQGANDRERLRFTRHLRAFWDVTAHRSAPESHQVVESVIEEGRLTHGRARILGFAAEDGDITARLKTGADIETLPFDGVIDCRGHQLHDWRRIADPFVKSLLASGEVRPHSTGYGIDATPAGDLINEEGVVHRNLSAIGHPLRGVAWESSSITEQRTQAIALADRILAKFTPIRVA is encoded by the coding sequence TTGCGTATCGATCGTATTCCGCATCACTCGGTCGCCATCGTCGGCGGTGGCTTTGCCGGCGCGGTGACGGCGCTCAAGCTGCTCGACCGAACCGAGGTGCCGCTGGCGATCACCATCATCGAGCGGCGCGAGGAGCTCGGTCGAGGCATTGCCTACAGTACGCCGGAACCGGTCCATCTCGTCAACGGACCGGCGGAGATATTCTCCCTCCATCCTGAAGACCCCGGTCATCTCCCGCGCTGGCTGGTCGAGAACGGCCCGGCACACGGCTGGACGCCGCCGACCGAGGTGGGATCAAGCAGCCCGCCTCGCTATCTCTACGGAACCTATGTTCGCGACGAACTCGCGCGTGCCGCGACCAATGCGCGGCTCGGCTCGACGTTGCGGCATATCCGGTCGTCGGCAGCTGCACTTGTCGCCGCGCCGAACAGAATCCGGATCACCACCACCGACGGTGCCGTTGTCGAGGCCGACGAGGCCATTCTGGCCCTCGGCGCCTTCCAGGCTCGGCTGTCGTCAAACGAAGCCCAGCTTGCCGGCCATCCGCGCTTCGCGGCCAATCCGTGGGACGCGCGCGCGCTTGATCGGCTGATCGACTGCAACGAGATACTGCTGATCGGTTCCAGCCTGTCGATGGTCGATGCCATCGCCAGCATGGAGGCGAGGGGCTATCGCGGGCGGTACCGCGTGGTATCGCGCCGCGGCCAGTTCGTGGAAGGACGCAGGACCGTCGAGGCGGCACGCGACTTTCTGGCGGATGGGCCATTGCCGGTGACAGCGCGCGAGCTGCTAAGCCGCGTCAAGGCGGAACGGCGGGCGATTGCGGCGGATGGCGCGGACTGGCAGGGTCTGCCATTGGCGATCCGTCCTCATATTCTCTCGATGTGGCAAGGCGCCAACGATCGCGAGCGGCTGCGGTTCACCCGGCATCTCAGGGCCTTCTGGGATGTGACCGCGCATCGCTCGGCGCCGGAGAGCCACCAGGTTGTCGAGAGCGTCATCGAGGAAGGCCGGCTGACGCATGGCCGTGCCCGTATCCTCGGATTTGCCGCCGAGGATGGCGATATCACCGCACGGCTGAAGACGGGAGCTGATATCGAGACCCTGCCATTCGACGGCGTGATCGATTGCCGTGGACATCAGCTGCATGACTGGCGCCGCATCGCGGACCCCTTCGTGAAGAGCCTGCTCGCCAGCGGCGAGGTTCGTCCTCACAGCACCGGCTACGGCATCGATGCGACGCCGGCGGGTGACCTCATCAACGAGGAAGGGGTTGTTCACCGTAACCTCAGCGCCATCGGTCATCCGCTGCGCGGCGTTGCGTGGGAATCGAGCTCGATCACCGAGCAGCGCACCCAAGCGATTGCGCTTGCCGATCGCATCCTGGCGAAATTCACGCCGATCCGCGTCGCCTGA
- a CDS encoding amidohydrolase family protein has translation MGKLDIVDFHTHFLPQGWEVYRVPGRPLDPLWARIGTKISDLDALIADSDAAGISRRVIGVALSMVAVPDADLGDVSRRLNDDLAATVARRPDRLFALATVDAYGGEAAAAEARRAIIGLNLSGLFLDSAKGDRLIDAPEARPVLKVAAELGVPVFLHPINPEPLSTQLSGLGRLGTRLSRGTINAAAAISLVTSGVFEELPELRVVITALGVSALALTGPFGELPSIFVDAPAGKRRHLYIDIMPSEARFIRFVTSLVGADHVLTGSDWPILGHDPTQDGLAAAFEAAGLSEHEAELIASQNARELLKGHRRDRDRLIA, from the coding sequence ATGGGCAAGCTCGATATCGTCGATTTCCATACGCATTTTCTGCCGCAGGGCTGGGAGGTCTATCGGGTGCCGGGTCGGCCGCTCGATCCGCTATGGGCACGGATCGGCACGAAGATCTCCGATCTCGATGCGCTGATCGCCGACAGCGATGCGGCCGGTATATCGCGGCGGGTTATTGGCGTTGCGCTCTCGATGGTCGCGGTGCCCGATGCGGATCTAGGCGACGTCAGCCGTCGGCTGAACGACGATCTCGCCGCCACGGTTGCGCGCCGTCCGGATCGCCTCTTTGCCCTGGCGACCGTGGATGCATATGGCGGTGAGGCAGCCGCGGCCGAGGCGCGGCGCGCCATTATCGGGCTCAACCTGTCCGGTCTGTTTCTCGACAGCGCCAAGGGCGACAGACTGATCGATGCGCCGGAAGCGCGGCCGGTCCTCAAGGTCGCGGCGGAGCTCGGCGTTCCCGTCTTCCTGCATCCGATCAATCCCGAGCCGCTTTCGACACAGCTGTCCGGCCTCGGCAGGCTCGGCACCCGCCTGAGCCGCGGCACGATCAACGCCGCCGCCGCGATCTCGCTGGTGACGTCAGGCGTGTTCGAGGAATTGCCGGAGCTTCGCGTCGTCATCACCGCACTTGGGGTCTCAGCGCTCGCTCTGACCGGCCCCTTTGGCGAACTGCCTTCTATTTTCGTCGACGCGCCGGCCGGCAAGCGGCGTCATCTCTATATCGACATCATGCCCTCTGAGGCGCGATTCATTCGCTTCGTGACCAGCCTTGTTGGCGCTGATCACGTGCTGACCGGCAGTGACTGGCCGATCCTCGGACACGACCCGACGCAGGACGGACTGGCGGCAGCCTTCGAAGCGGCTGGACTGAGCGAGCATGAGGCGGAGCTGATTGCCAGCCAAAACGCGCGTGAACTGCTGAAAGGTCATCGCCGCGACCGTGACCGGCTTATCGCATAA
- a CDS encoding acyl-CoA dehydrogenase family protein, producing MPAQEGGELSALLAKIPTLVAEIAKEAAKRDLERELPFEAFRQFKEAGLGALRVPVALGGPGGSVADYIEMIMAIGAADSNVAHALRSHFNFTETLILTPNTAIDRTQLGRVLSGRLFGGAHTEQGTKRPGEVTTRLTKSGDHYRLNGRKWYATGTAFSDFASFSARNDDGEFVSVLLPVDRPGISILDDWDGMGQRLTASGGVLLEDVEVLPHEISTRGLNTLVGRHTSTLRQLHLAASMAGAVRGALAEGTDYVRRQARSAAHSAAETANVDPFVQKILGEIAAGSFAVDTLIRESARALDKTAELFGAGDPQALEAALIESALTTARTQIVASQIALAAATNVFELGGGSATSRHLNLDRHWRNIRTVLNHNPLLHKARVVGDFYINRTTTHLEEGKVF from the coding sequence ATGCCCGCGCAAGAGGGCGGTGAGCTCTCGGCGCTGCTTGCAAAGATCCCGACACTTGTCGCGGAGATTGCGAAGGAAGCGGCCAAGCGTGATCTCGAGCGGGAACTTCCCTTCGAAGCCTTTCGCCAGTTCAAGGAAGCGGGGCTCGGCGCGCTGCGGGTTCCCGTCGCGCTCGGCGGACCGGGCGGATCGGTTGCCGATTATATCGAGATGATCATGGCGATCGGCGCGGCGGATTCGAACGTCGCGCATGCACTGCGCAGCCATTTCAATTTCACCGAGACCCTCATTCTCACGCCGAACACGGCGATCGACCGCACGCAGCTCGGCCGGGTTCTGTCGGGCAGGCTCTTTGGCGGCGCGCACACCGAACAGGGGACCAAGCGCCCGGGCGAGGTGACGACGCGGTTGACGAAATCGGGTGATCACTACCGGCTCAACGGCCGCAAATGGTATGCGACGGGCACTGCCTTCTCGGACTTCGCCTCCTTCAGCGCCAGGAATGATGACGGCGAGTTCGTCAGCGTCCTGCTCCCGGTCGATCGCCCCGGCATCTCTATCCTCGACGACTGGGACGGCATGGGCCAGCGGCTGACCGCGAGCGGTGGCGTTCTGCTCGAAGATGTTGAGGTGCTGCCGCACGAGATTTCGACGCGCGGGCTGAACACGCTGGTCGGGCGCCACACCTCGACCCTGCGGCAGCTCCACCTCGCGGCCTCGATGGCGGGCGCGGTGCGCGGCGCGTTGGCCGAAGGCACCGATTATGTCCGCCGGCAGGCACGCTCAGCCGCCCACAGCGCCGCCGAAACCGCCAATGTCGACCCCTTCGTGCAGAAGATTTTGGGTGAGATCGCTGCCGGCTCCTTTGCCGTCGATACGCTGATCCGCGAAAGCGCCCGCGCGCTGGACAAAACGGCAGAGCTTTTCGGCGCGGGCGATCCACAGGCACTCGAAGCGGCACTGATCGAGAGCGCGCTGACGACGGCGCGCACCCAGATCGTCGCCTCGCAAATCGCATTGGCGGCCGCGACCAACGTCTTCGAACTCGGCGGCGGCTCCGCGACTTCGCGCCATCTAAACCTCGACCGGCACTGGCGTAACATCCGCACGGTGCTCAACCACAACCCGCTGCTGCACAAGGCGCGCGTGGTCGGCGACTTCTACATCAACAGAACCACAACGCACCTGGAGGAAGGCAAAGTCTTCTAA
- a CDS encoding aldo/keto reductase — translation MVDYRYLGRSALKVSPLSLGTMMFGGPTPDDVAFRIIDKAREQGINFIDTADVYHDGKSEEVVGKGIKAHRDHWVLATKFVNSHKKGPNLGGQSRKWVIETVENSLRRLNTDYIDILYFHRAVFDAPLEEPVRAIADLIRAGKLRYFGVSNFRGWRIAEIAQLADELGIDRPVASQPLYNIVNRTAEAEQLPAAHHYGLGVVSYSPLARGVLTGKYEPGKEPAADTRAGRGDKRILETEWRPESIAIASEIAAHAARKGISPTEFALAWVLNNKLISAAITGPRTEEHWDSYIRVLDVKLDAEDEALVDRLVTTGHSSTAGFNDPSHPVEGRVPRGAPGGADNVVPLARAVA, via the coding sequence ATGGTCGATTATCGCTATCTCGGGCGCAGCGCGCTCAAGGTGTCACCGCTCAGCCTGGGAACCATGATGTTCGGTGGCCCGACGCCCGATGACGTCGCGTTCCGCATCATCGACAAGGCGCGCGAGCAGGGGATCAACTTCATCGACACCGCCGATGTCTATCACGACGGCAAGTCGGAAGAGGTTGTCGGCAAGGGCATCAAGGCGCACCGCGATCACTGGGTGCTGGCGACGAAGTTCGTCAATTCGCACAAGAAGGGTCCGAACCTCGGTGGCCAATCGCGCAAGTGGGTGATCGAGACCGTGGAGAATTCGCTCCGCCGCCTCAACACCGACTATATCGACATCCTCTATTTCCACCGCGCCGTCTTCGACGCGCCGCTGGAAGAGCCGGTGCGCGCCATCGCCGACCTGATCCGCGCCGGCAAGCTGCGCTACTTTGGCGTTTCCAACTTCCGCGGCTGGCGCATCGCGGAGATCGCACAGCTTGCCGATGAACTCGGGATCGACCGTCCGGTGGCAAGCCAGCCGCTCTACAACATCGTCAATCGCACCGCAGAAGCCGAGCAGCTGCCGGCCGCCCATCACTATGGTCTCGGCGTCGTCTCCTACTCGCCGCTCGCCCGTGGTGTGCTGACCGGCAAGTACGAGCCGGGCAAGGAGCCGGCTGCAGACACCCGCGCCGGCCGCGGCGACAAGCGTATTCTCGAGACCGAATGGCGTCCTGAATCGATCGCCATCGCCAGCGAGATCGCCGCGCACGCCGCTCGCAAGGGAATCTCGCCGACCGAGTTCGCGCTCGCCTGGGTGCTGAACAACAAGCTGATTTCGGCCGCCATCACAGGCCCGCGCACGGAAGAGCATTGGGACAGCTATATCCGCGTGCTCGACGTCAAGCTCGACGCCGAGGACGAGGCGCTGGTCGACAGGCTGGTCACGACCGGTCATTCCTCCACCGCAGGCTTCAACGATCCGAGCCATCCGGTCGAAGGCCGCGTGCCGCGCGGTGCGCCAGGCGGTGCCGACAATGTCGTACCGCTGGCGCGCGCCGTCGCCTGA
- a CDS encoding ABC transporter ATP-binding protein: MSLLSVDRLSTHYAGAGGTVRAVDGVSLEIAEGETVALVGESGCGKSTLGKSLVRLVDPSSGNVTFKGRDVTAMAGRELQSVRRSIQMIFQDPFASLNPRQTIRTILTAPLAVHGIGERKQREAIAAQMVAHVGLPADSLDRYPHEFSGGQRQRIGIARALILQPELVICDEPVSALDLSIQAQILNLLVEMKTELSLSYLFISHDLSVVRYFADRVLVMYLGRIVESAPTSELWKGAKHPYTQALLAAVPDPSRRKQAAPITGDLPSPHNPPSGCRFHTRCPLATDICRVEDPAFRQFGSGHAAACHHAQ; this comes from the coding sequence ATGTCGCTTCTGTCGGTTGACCGGCTCTCGACCCATTACGCCGGTGCCGGCGGCACGGTGCGCGCAGTCGATGGCGTCTCGCTCGAGATCGCCGAAGGCGAGACGGTGGCGCTGGTCGGAGAATCCGGCTGCGGCAAGTCCACGCTCGGCAAGTCGCTGGTGCGGCTTGTCGATCCGTCGTCCGGAAACGTCACCTTCAAGGGCAGGGACGTCACCGCGATGGCGGGACGCGAACTACAATCGGTCCGGCGCAGCATCCAGATGATCTTCCAGGATCCCTTTGCCTCGCTCAACCCGAGGCAGACGATCCGCACCATCCTGACGGCGCCTTTGGCGGTCCACGGCATCGGCGAGCGCAAGCAGCGCGAGGCGATCGCCGCGCAGATGGTCGCTCATGTCGGCCTGCCGGCGGACTCGCTCGATCGCTACCCGCACGAGTTTTCCGGCGGCCAGCGCCAGCGCATCGGCATCGCGCGGGCGCTGATCCTGCAGCCGGAACTGGTCATCTGCGACGAGCCAGTCTCGGCGCTCGATCTCTCGATCCAGGCGCAGATTCTCAATTTGCTGGTGGAGATGAAGACGGAGCTGTCCCTCTCCTATCTATTCATTTCGCATGACCTCTCGGTCGTGCGTTATTTCGCGGATCGCGTGCTCGTCATGTATCTCGGCCGCATCGTCGAGAGCGCGCCGACGAGCGAGCTCTGGAAGGGCGCCAAGCACCCCTACACGCAGGCGCTGCTCGCCGCCGTGCCCGATCCATCGCGGCGAAAGCAGGCCGCACCGATAACGGGCGATCTGCCGAGCCCGCACAACCCGCCCTCCGGCTGCCGTTTCCACACGCGCTGTCCGCTCGCCACCGATATCTGCCGGGTTGAAGACCCGGCATTCCGCCAGTTCGGCAGCGGCCATGCCGCCGCCTGCCACCACGCTCAGTAA
- a CDS encoding ABC transporter ATP-binding protein, with amino-acid sequence MAKLLEVSDFSVRFASAEPVKGVSFSANPGEMLAIVGESGSGKSLTALGLMGLLPRHAKAGGQIRFDGRDLVGLPERDLRRIRGRDIAMIFQEPMTSLNPVLTIGDQIIEVLRIHEDLSRRQARERAIELLDLVSIPEARRRIDEYPHQLSGGMRQRVMIAIAVACNPKLLIADEATTALDVTIQAQVLQLLDNLRVQLNMAVILITHDLGIVAQWADRVVVMYAGRKIEEGLPGEVFEKPYHPYTNGLLSASPRLKADYHYRDGPLSEIPGSIVSAAGEKGCSFRPRCPVARPSCASVVPQLISLPAGRQVACPYVPAIAEKAHVASVG; translated from the coding sequence ATGGCCAAACTTCTCGAGGTTTCCGACTTCTCTGTACGCTTCGCGTCCGCCGAACCGGTGAAAGGCGTGAGTTTCTCGGCCAATCCCGGCGAGATGCTCGCGATCGTCGGAGAATCCGGCTCCGGCAAGTCGCTGACGGCGCTCGGCCTGATGGGCCTGCTGCCGCGACATGCAAAGGCAGGCGGCCAGATCCGTTTCGACGGTCGCGACCTCGTCGGCCTCCCGGAACGGGATCTGCGCCGCATCCGGGGCCGCGACATCGCCATGATCTTCCAGGAGCCGATGACCTCGCTTAATCCGGTACTGACGATCGGCGACCAGATCATCGAAGTGCTGCGCATCCATGAGGATCTGAGCCGGCGCCAGGCGCGTGAGCGCGCCATCGAGTTGCTCGATCTTGTCAGCATCCCCGAGGCGCGCCGCCGCATCGACGAATATCCGCACCAGCTATCCGGCGGCATGCGCCAGCGCGTGATGATCGCGATCGCGGTCGCCTGCAATCCGAAGCTGCTCATCGCCGACGAAGCGACGACGGCGCTCGATGTGACGATCCAGGCGCAGGTGCTGCAGCTCCTCGATAATCTTCGGGTGCAACTGAACATGGCCGTCATCCTGATCACCCACGATCTCGGCATCGTCGCGCAATGGGCGGACCGCGTCGTTGTCATGTATGCCGGACGCAAGATCGAGGAGGGGCTTCCGGGCGAGGTGTTCGAGAAGCCGTATCACCCCTACACGAACGGCCTCTTATCGGCATCGCCGCGCCTGAAGGCCGATTACCACTATCGCGACGGGCCGCTGTCGGAAATCCCGGGCTCGATCGTTTCGGCTGCTGGCGAAAAGGGCTGTTCGTTCCGCCCGCGCTGTCCGGTCGCGCGGCCCTCATGCGCTTCCGTGGTGCCGCAACTGATCTCGTTGCCCGCCGGTAGGCAGGTGGCGTGCCCCTATGTTCCAGCCATTGCGGAGAAGGCCCATGTCGCTTCTGTCGGTTGA
- a CDS encoding ABC transporter permease, with product MNSQKLGTLAGRAIDFAPQANAETTPQITEAPKQSRWTHIHAPDVRASVSGIAWRGASRELKIFLANYNALFGTAILLLVALSALLAPLIFPGDPLEMVARPFLWPGQNPAYPLGTDSMGRDVLAGIVHGARISLTVGLAATALGLTAGIAIGAVAGYFGGLVDDILVKFIEIFQTIPSFVLLVVLVAIAQPTTATVTIAIAIVSWPTVARLTRAEFRAIREKDYVQAARSLGFGHTRIIFREILPNALPPLIVTSSVMVASAILMESALSFMGLGDPNRVSWGSMIGAGRDVIRTAWYLTALPGLAIVFTVLSLNLIGDGLNDALNPRFSEDR from the coding sequence ATGAACAGTCAGAAACTCGGAACACTGGCCGGCCGGGCGATCGACTTCGCGCCGCAGGCAAACGCCGAGACGACCCCGCAAATCACGGAAGCGCCGAAGCAGTCGCGCTGGACGCATATCCATGCGCCCGATGTCCGAGCCTCGGTTTCAGGTATTGCTTGGCGTGGCGCTAGCCGGGAGCTCAAGATCTTTCTTGCGAACTACAACGCCCTGTTCGGCACGGCGATCCTGCTTCTGGTTGCCCTCTCGGCGCTGCTTGCGCCGCTTATCTTCCCGGGCGATCCGCTGGAGATGGTGGCGCGACCCTTTCTCTGGCCCGGGCAAAACCCGGCCTATCCGCTCGGCACGGATTCGATGGGGCGCGACGTGCTGGCCGGCATCGTGCATGGCGCACGCATTTCGCTGACCGTCGGGCTTGCTGCCACCGCGCTCGGCCTGACGGCGGGCATCGCGATCGGTGCCGTCGCCGGATACTTCGGCGGCCTAGTCGACGATATCCTCGTCAAGTTCATCGAGATCTTCCAGACCATACCGAGCTTCGTGCTGCTCGTCGTTCTCGTCGCCATCGCACAGCCCACGACGGCAACCGTGACCATCGCCATCGCGATCGTCTCCTGGCCGACGGTGGCGCGCCTGACGCGTGCGGAGTTCCGGGCGATCCGTGAGAAGGATTATGTGCAGGCCGCCCGCAGCCTCGGCTTCGGCCACACCCGCATCATCTTCCGCGAGATACTGCCCAATGCGCTGCCGCCGCTGATCGTGACGTCGTCGGTGATGGTGGCAAGCGCGATCCTGATGGAATCGGCACTTTCCTTCATGGGCCTTGGCGATCCCAACCGCGTCTCCTGGGGCTCGATGATCGGCGCCGGCCGCGATGTCATCCGCACCGCCTGGTACCTGACGGCGCTGCCGGGGCTGGCGATCGTCTTCACCGTGCTCTCGCTCAACCTGATCGGCGATGGCCTGAACGACGCGCTGAACCCTCGCTTCTCGGAGGATCGTTGA
- a CDS encoding ABC transporter permease, with protein sequence MSAYRRIGRTISRTIIQAVPTMLGIVILNFFLLKLAPGDAADVMAAESGSATVETMAALRERFGLDNPILVQLANYLNNLAHFSLGFSPRYGMSVADLIGQRLPGTLMLMLVALAIAIVVGLLLGSLMATFSGRLPDRIISVISLLFYSIPGFWIGLMLILLFSVKLGWLPSGGDSTIGSRLTGLPALLDRARYMVLPATSLALFYLAIYARLTRASMLEVKSQDFVRTARAKGVSPFVLTTRHVLRNALIPITTMAGMHFGGMLGGAVVVETVYSWPGLGRLAFEAVMARDFSVLLGILLLSSFLVIVANAAVDLLQAWIDPRIGASR encoded by the coding sequence ATGTCGGCTTACAGGCGGATTGGTCGAACGATCAGCAGGACGATCATTCAGGCTGTGCCTACGATGCTTGGGATCGTCATCCTCAACTTCTTCCTCTTGAAGCTGGCGCCCGGCGATGCGGCGGATGTGATGGCGGCCGAATCCGGCTCCGCCACGGTCGAGACCATGGCGGCGCTGCGCGAACGCTTTGGGCTCGATAACCCGATCCTGGTGCAGCTCGCCAACTACCTGAACAACCTCGCGCATTTCAGCCTTGGCTTCTCTCCGCGCTACGGCATGTCGGTCGCGGACCTGATCGGTCAGCGCCTGCCGGGCACTCTGATGCTCATGTTGGTGGCTCTGGCGATCGCGATCGTGGTCGGGTTGCTGCTCGGCTCCCTGATGGCCACCTTCTCCGGGCGCCTGCCGGATCGTATCATCTCGGTGATCTCGCTGCTGTTCTATTCGATTCCGGGCTTCTGGATCGGCCTGATGCTGATCCTGCTCTTCTCGGTCAAGCTCGGCTGGCTGCCGAGTGGTGGCGACAGCACGATCGGTTCGCGGCTGACGGGTCTCCCAGCCTTGCTTGACAGGGCGCGCTACATGGTGCTGCCGGCAACCTCGCTCGCACTCTTCTATCTCGCGATCTATGCCCGGCTGACGCGCGCCTCGATGCTGGAGGTCAAGTCGCAGGATTTCGTGCGCACCGCGCGCGCCAAGGGGGTCTCGCCTTTCGTGCTGACCACGCGGCACGTGCTTCGCAACGCTCTCATTCCGATCACCACCATGGCCGGCATGCACTTCGGCGGGATGCTCGGCGGCGCTGTCGTGGTCGAAACCGTCTATAGCTGGCCGGGTCTCGGGCGCCTTGCCTTCGAAGCCGTCATGGCGCGCGATTTCAGCGTGCTGCTCGGCATCCTTCTGCTTTCGTCCTTCCTCGTGATCGTCGCCAACGCGGCCGTCGATCTCCTGCAGGCGTGGATCGATCCCCGAATTGGAGCAAGCCGATGA